Proteins encoded within one genomic window of Sphaerotilus montanus:
- a CDS encoding surface-adhesin E family protein translates to MKIGCALSVGLVAAIFCGQAGAATWYGFNKIYTDKNMYYFDRDTVMKTSISTTLWVKVVTDTTQEQNDGIYSVALKYFYNCSARTLQVMVSANYDKTGKFLKSFNEPGRAQDIIPDSIGEGIMRVVCASDFPKSKSRDVYFPIEDSDLYKNTNEYFEYIRSKADPAPK, encoded by the coding sequence ATGAAAATAGGATGTGCACTATCAGTCGGGTTGGTTGCGGCAATTTTTTGTGGTCAAGCTGGTGCGGCCACGTGGTATGGATTTAATAAAATATATACCGACAAGAATATGTACTATTTTGATCGAGATACTGTCATGAAGACATCAATTTCTACCACTCTTTGGGTAAAAGTTGTCACTGATACTACGCAAGAACAAAATGATGGGATTTATTCGGTGGCGCTTAAGTATTTTTATAACTGCAGCGCTCGGACGCTTCAGGTTATGGTTTCGGCGAACTATGATAAAACTGGAAAATTTCTTAAGTCCTTCAATGAGCCGGGTAGAGCCCAAGATATTATTCCGGATAGCATTGGAGAAGGTATTATGAGGGTCGTTTGTGCGTCGGATTTTCCAAAAAGTAAATCGCGCGACGTGTATTTTCCAATTGAGGATTCAGATCTGTACAAGAATACGAACGAGTATTTTGAGTATATTAGGTCAAAAGCTGATCCGGCGCCAAAGTAG